From Humibacter ginsenosidimutans, a single genomic window includes:
- a CDS encoding DEAD/DEAH box helicase has protein sequence MRLDDRIRLDERVRGLDSPDDVFDVFVEWVEESGISLYPAQEESLIGIVSGANVIVSTPTGTGKSLIAVGAHAAALAEGRRTFYTAPIKALVSEKFFALADTFGAENVGMMTGDSQVNADAPIICCTAEILANLALRLGPDAPVDQVVMDEFHFYADPDRGWAWQVPLLLLERAQFILMSATLGDVSGIADDLSRRTHRETVAVTGVERPVPLDYDYALTPVHETIAELLDAGKAPVYVVHFSQKDALERAQALAGASVASREQRDAIAAAIGGFRFSSGFGQTLSRLLRLGIGVHHAGMLPKYRRLVEQLAQRGLLRVVCGTDTLGVGINVPIRSVLLTALTKFDGTKMRQLTAREFHQIAGRAGRAGYDTAGTVVAQAPEHDIENARAVAKAGDDPKKKRKIVRKRAPEGFVSWGEPSFTRLIEAEPETLTPHMQITSAMIVNVIARGGDVFGNVRTLVFDNHEPWRRQLELARRALGIYRTLVTAGIVEKGSDGIPRLTVDLQPNFALNQPLSPFALSVFELFSVADDVERSAETGDRSESNGLGTGDYALDVVSVVEATLDDPRPVLFAQQHLARGEAIAAMKAEGIEYDERMELLEEVSWPKPLEGILQQSFEVYSTSQPWVRDFELSPKSVVRDLFERAMTFGEYVSFYNLARSEGVVLRYLSDAFRALRQTVPDEAKNDELRDVIDWLGELVRQVDSSLLDEWEELVHPDATRFAEETAIVPPAPRTVTSNRRAFGVLVRNELFRRVQWAALDRPDKLGELDPEFGEDAWSQALDGYYAEHDTMGTDADARSAAMLIVDETDAATSRLWRVRQILSDPEGDHDWGIAAEVDLDASDEAGTAVLRVTAVNRL, from the coding sequence ATCCGTCTCGACGACCGGATCAGGCTCGACGAACGCGTGCGCGGACTCGACTCGCCGGACGACGTGTTCGACGTCTTCGTCGAGTGGGTCGAGGAGAGCGGCATCAGCCTCTACCCGGCGCAGGAGGAGTCGCTGATCGGCATCGTCTCCGGCGCGAACGTGATCGTCTCGACGCCGACGGGCACGGGAAAGTCGCTCATCGCGGTCGGCGCGCACGCCGCGGCCCTCGCGGAGGGCAGGCGCACGTTCTACACCGCGCCGATCAAGGCGCTCGTCTCGGAGAAGTTCTTCGCGCTCGCCGACACGTTCGGCGCCGAGAACGTCGGCATGATGACGGGCGATTCGCAGGTCAACGCCGACGCGCCCATCATCTGCTGCACAGCGGAGATCCTCGCCAATCTCGCTCTGCGCCTCGGCCCGGATGCCCCTGTCGACCAGGTCGTGATGGACGAGTTCCACTTCTACGCCGACCCCGATCGCGGCTGGGCGTGGCAGGTGCCGCTGCTCCTGCTCGAGCGCGCCCAGTTCATCCTGATGAGCGCCACGCTCGGCGACGTGAGCGGCATCGCCGACGACCTCTCGCGCCGCACGCACCGCGAGACTGTCGCCGTCACGGGCGTGGAGCGTCCGGTGCCACTGGACTACGACTACGCGCTGACGCCCGTGCACGAGACGATCGCCGAGCTGCTGGATGCCGGCAAGGCCCCCGTCTACGTGGTGCACTTCTCGCAGAAGGACGCCCTGGAGCGGGCGCAGGCGCTGGCCGGAGCATCCGTCGCCAGCCGTGAGCAGCGGGATGCCATCGCCGCCGCGATCGGCGGTTTTCGCTTCTCGTCGGGGTTCGGCCAGACCCTGTCCCGACTGCTGCGCCTGGGCATCGGCGTGCATCACGCGGGCATGCTGCCGAAGTACCGCAGGCTCGTCGAGCAGCTCGCCCAGCGCGGCCTGCTGCGCGTCGTCTGCGGAACCGACACGCTCGGTGTCGGCATCAACGTGCCGATCCGCAGCGTGCTGCTGACGGCGCTCACCAAGTTCGACGGCACCAAGATGCGGCAGCTCACCGCGCGGGAGTTCCACCAGATCGCGGGCCGCGCCGGCCGCGCCGGCTACGACACCGCCGGCACGGTCGTGGCGCAGGCGCCCGAGCACGACATCGAGAACGCGCGTGCGGTCGCGAAGGCCGGCGACGACCCGAAGAAGAAGCGCAAGATCGTGCGCAAGAGGGCGCCGGAGGGATTCGTCTCGTGGGGCGAGCCGTCGTTCACGCGGCTCATCGAGGCCGAGCCGGAGACGCTGACGCCGCACATGCAGATCACGAGCGCCATGATCGTCAATGTCATCGCACGCGGCGGCGACGTGTTCGGCAACGTGCGCACCCTCGTGTTCGACAACCACGAGCCGTGGAGACGGCAGCTCGAGCTGGCACGAAGGGCGCTGGGCATCTACCGCACGCTCGTGACGGCGGGGATCGTGGAGAAGGGGAGCGACGGCATCCCGCGACTCACTGTCGACCTGCAGCCGAACTTCGCCCTGAACCAGCCGCTGTCGCCGTTCGCGTTGTCGGTGTTCGAATTGTTCTCCGTTGCTGACGATGTCGAGCGTTCGGCGGAGACGGGCGATCGCTCCGAGTCGAACGGCCTCGGCACCGGCGACTACGCGCTCGACGTCGTCTCGGTGGTGGAGGCGACGCTCGACGACCCGCGTCCCGTGCTGTTCGCGCAGCAGCATCTCGCGCGTGGCGAGGCGATCGCCGCCATGAAGGCGGAGGGCATCGAGTACGACGAACGCATGGAGCTGCTCGAGGAGGTGTCGTGGCCGAAGCCGCTGGAGGGCATCCTTCAGCAGTCCTTCGAGGTCTACAGCACGAGCCAGCCGTGGGTGCGCGACTTCGAGCTGAGCCCCAAATCGGTGGTGCGCGACCTCTTCGAGCGCGCGATGACGTTCGGCGAGTACGTGTCGTTCTACAACCTGGCCCGCAGCGAGGGGGTGGTGCTGCGCTACCTCAGCGACGCGTTCCGCGCGCTGAGGCAGACCGTGCCCGACGAGGCGAAGAACGACGAGCTGCGCGACGTGATCGACTGGCTCGGCGAGCTCGTGCGACAGGTGGACTCCAGCCTGCTCGACGAGTGGGAGGAGTTGGTGCATCCGGATGCCACGCGCTTCGCCGAGGAGACCGCGATCGTGCCACCCGCCCCGCGCACTGTCACCAGCAATCGCCGCGCGTTCGGCGTGCTGGTGCGCAACGAGCTGTTCCGGCGCGTGCAGTGGGCCGCGCTCGACCGCCCCGACAAGCTCGGCGAGCTCGACCCCGAGTTCGGCGAGGATGCCTGGTCTCAGGCCCTCGACGGCTACTACGCCGAGCACGACACCATGGGCACCGACGCCGATGCCCGCAGCGCAGCGATGCTCATCGTTGACGAGACGGATGCCGCCACGTCGCGCCTCTGGCGCGTGCGGCAGATTCTGTCCGATCCGGAAGGCGACCACGATTGGGGCATCGCCGCGGAGGTCGACCTGGACGCGTCGGACGAAGCGGGCACGGCCGTGTTGCGCGTGACGGCGGTGAACCGGCTCTGA
- a CDS encoding LysR family transcriptional regulator substrate-binding protein translates to MVSERQASEGAERRTGPMPFRLAYVRGVTPAKWARIWGERMRRVPLDLVLVEQPDQERVLRGGEADMALVRLPIDRDGLHAIPLYEERAVVVVPKDHAIAAADEVTEAEVVELAGPVHPFDPAVDDALALVAAGVGSIVLPQSVARLHARRDLVARPVADAEPTRIALAWLSDPAPGRTDSEQYRIDTFIGIVRGRTANSSRG, encoded by the coding sequence ATGGTGTCGGAACGGCAGGCGTCCGAAGGTGCGGAGCGCCGCACAGGGCCGATGCCGTTCCGGCTCGCGTACGTGCGTGGCGTGACACCGGCGAAGTGGGCGCGCATCTGGGGGGAGAGGATGCGCCGGGTTCCGCTCGACCTCGTCCTCGTCGAGCAACCCGACCAGGAGCGCGTGCTGCGCGGCGGCGAGGCCGACATGGCGCTCGTGCGGCTGCCGATCGACCGCGACGGGCTGCACGCGATCCCGCTGTACGAGGAGCGCGCCGTGGTCGTCGTGCCGAAGGACCACGCCATCGCCGCCGCCGACGAGGTGACGGAGGCCGAGGTGGTGGAACTCGCCGGGCCGGTGCATCCGTTCGACCCGGCCGTGGACGACGCTCTCGCGCTCGTTGCAGCGGGTGTCGGCAGCATCGTGCTGCCGCAGTCCGTGGCGAGGTTGCACGCCAGGCGCGACCTCGTGGCACGCCCGGTCGCCGACGCCGAGCCGACCCGCATCGCGCTGGCGTGGCTGAGCGATCCCGCGCCGGGCCGCACGGATTCCGAGCAGTACCGCATCGACACGTTCATCGGCATCGTGCGAGGCCGCACGGCGAACAGCTCTCGCGGCTGA
- a CDS encoding DUF5997 family protein — translation MSESLQPGPGAMKPETAAKKLGVYLPATPESFRGSAITREQFAALQSEPPTWLADLRRDGPHPRDVVARKLGVSTSGLARAGVTDALTTEQIRELLAAPPEWLVRERATQAAVRSENTRVKQQRAQKSARSDKTARGDRRA, via the coding sequence ATGAGCGAAAGCCTGCAGCCCGGCCCTGGAGCCATGAAGCCCGAGACGGCGGCCAAGAAGCTCGGCGTCTACCTGCCGGCGACGCCGGAGTCGTTCCGCGGATCGGCGATCACGCGCGAGCAGTTCGCCGCGCTGCAGTCGGAGCCGCCGACGTGGCTCGCCGACCTGCGTCGCGACGGCCCCCACCCGCGCGACGTCGTGGCGCGCAAGCTCGGCGTCTCCACGAGCGGCCTCGCCCGCGCGGGTGTGACAGATGCCCTCACCACCGAGCAGATCCGCGAGCTTCTCGCGGCCCCGCCGGAGTGGCTCGTGCGCGAACGTGCCACGCAGGCGGCTGTGCGCTCGGAGAACACCCGGGTGAAGCAGCAGCGTGCCCAGAAATCGGCCCGTTCGGACAAGACCGCGCGCGGAGACCGCAGGGCCTGA
- a CDS encoding ATP-binding protein: protein MIGREADLAALRDEFARSADEPRAVAVGGEAGIGKTRLLAEFTREIGGDALVLVGKCVDIGTESAPYAPFTAIVRELAEEIGTDALLELAGPARAVLSVVLPELASESAVPPRTGTERLYELIAVLFENAARERRLVLVIEDIHWADRSTIELLRFLVGMLAGSGILIVVTYRSDEILRGHPLRPVLPELERSRRLTRWELNRLTRDQVAAQVAAIAAVDTGAEDDATESGRPIDDALIDDLFERSEGVPFFVEELAGAGRDGEGSTAGSMLPETLRELLLARYDRQGEGTQQLLRMLAVGGGCVRHGLFEAVYSGSADELERGVREAVDGGMLVIDDACYDFRHALVRAAVLGEVLPGERVRYHTAYADALESLASTGRPVAHEVSQHRMEAHDAVRAFPATLVAMREARASYAFARAARMGERALELWEQLPAPEQVAGMSHVALLQDTSAAWRDAGDTERALVLIDAAMAERDPADAEQHAGLLVDKARYLAALSRPGSTTLLEEALAGLAPDACSDTASAVVGDLAGRLMLEARYDEAVQTATKALELAEKAGSLSRRSIAHNIRGVSLVGLGRIDEGLAELDEAATLAATRDGAMLRYRVNSSDVMYLIGRYADAVQIGNAGVERARRLGVERTSGVMLASNTVEPLSALGRWDEAFALLEPALGLNPPPGFRVHLQRIKLWLLTWKGELQTADELWRSWAPMMRVQTEIEQQSRLGVSRVEAELALALGDVERAWRAVSVLLRDHQSMRAYDLPLLADAARTLTLLRAGAAAQRSGDAVDHIDLDSAESTLRAVLAAASDWPTEPVWGPLFEAELADEGTDAGAWQRAVAASDLATAPAHLAPYTRLRLAQALVLTGDRASAQEAAADSRRLADELGAGLIVGWLDEFERRAGIDPTSSRDRAGAHGARARATELTERERQVLELIAQGLSNKQIGERLYISTKTASVHVSAILRKLGATSRTEAVYLAGMDRASA, encoded by the coding sequence ATGATCGGTCGTGAAGCCGATCTGGCGGCGCTGCGCGACGAGTTCGCCCGCAGCGCCGACGAGCCGCGCGCCGTCGCCGTCGGGGGCGAAGCCGGCATCGGCAAGACCCGTCTGCTGGCGGAGTTCACGCGGGAGATCGGCGGCGACGCCCTGGTGCTCGTCGGAAAGTGCGTCGACATCGGCACGGAGAGTGCGCCGTACGCGCCGTTCACGGCCATCGTGCGCGAGCTGGCCGAGGAGATCGGCACCGACGCGCTGCTCGAGCTCGCTGGTCCGGCGCGCGCCGTGCTCTCCGTCGTGCTGCCCGAGCTCGCGTCGGAGTCGGCCGTGCCACCGCGCACCGGCACGGAGCGCCTCTACGAGCTGATCGCGGTGCTGTTCGAGAACGCCGCGCGCGAGCGCCGGCTCGTGCTGGTGATCGAAGACATCCACTGGGCCGACAGATCGACGATCGAGCTGCTCCGTTTCCTCGTCGGCATGCTGGCGGGGTCGGGCATCCTCATCGTCGTCACCTATCGCAGCGACGAGATTCTGCGCGGGCATCCGCTGCGCCCCGTGCTGCCGGAACTGGAGCGATCGAGGCGACTCACGCGCTGGGAGCTGAACCGGCTCACGCGCGATCAGGTCGCCGCGCAGGTGGCGGCGATCGCCGCCGTGGACACGGGCGCAGAGGACGATGCCACGGAGAGCGGCCGCCCGATCGACGACGCCCTGATCGACGACCTTTTCGAGCGCAGCGAGGGCGTGCCGTTCTTCGTCGAGGAGCTGGCGGGCGCCGGGCGCGACGGCGAAGGCTCGACCGCGGGTTCGATGCTGCCGGAGACGCTGCGCGAGCTCTTGCTGGCCAGGTACGACAGGCAGGGCGAGGGCACGCAGCAGCTGCTGAGGATGCTCGCCGTGGGCGGCGGGTGCGTGCGGCACGGTTTGTTCGAGGCGGTGTATTCGGGCAGCGCCGATGAACTGGAGCGCGGGGTTCGCGAGGCCGTCGACGGCGGCATGCTCGTGATCGACGACGCCTGTTACGACTTCCGGCACGCTCTCGTGCGTGCCGCGGTGCTGGGCGAGGTGCTGCCCGGCGAACGGGTTCGTTACCATACGGCCTACGCGGATGCCCTCGAGTCGCTCGCGAGCACGGGCAGGCCGGTCGCGCACGAGGTCTCGCAGCACCGCATGGAGGCGCACGATGCGGTGCGGGCCTTTCCCGCCACGCTGGTCGCGATGCGGGAGGCGCGGGCGTCGTACGCCTTCGCCAGGGCGGCACGCATGGGAGAGCGCGCATTGGAGCTGTGGGAACAGCTGCCCGCGCCTGAGCAGGTCGCAGGCATGAGCCACGTGGCTCTCCTGCAAGACACGTCGGCCGCCTGGCGCGACGCGGGTGACACCGAGCGGGCGCTCGTCCTGATCGACGCGGCCATGGCGGAGCGCGATCCCGCCGATGCCGAGCAGCACGCGGGACTGCTGGTCGACAAAGCGCGCTACCTTGCGGCACTCTCCCGCCCCGGGTCGACGACGCTGCTCGAGGAGGCGCTCGCCGGGCTGGCCCCGGACGCCTGCTCCGACACCGCGTCGGCCGTCGTCGGCGACCTCGCGGGCAGGCTCATGCTCGAAGCGCGGTACGACGAAGCCGTGCAGACCGCCACCAAGGCGCTCGAACTGGCGGAGAAGGCCGGCTCGCTGTCGCGCAGGTCGATCGCGCACAACATTCGCGGGGTCTCCCTGGTCGGCCTCGGGCGCATCGACGAGGGACTGGCAGAGCTCGACGAGGCGGCCACGCTCGCGGCCACACGCGACGGCGCCATGCTGCGCTACCGCGTGAACAGCTCTGACGTGATGTACCTGATCGGTCGGTACGCCGACGCCGTGCAGATCGGCAACGCGGGTGTGGAGCGCGCCCGGCGCCTCGGTGTGGAACGCACCAGCGGCGTGATGCTGGCCTCCAACACCGTCGAACCGCTCTCGGCGCTCGGACGCTGGGATGAGGCCTTCGCACTGCTCGAGCCCGCACTCGGCCTCAACCCGCCACCCGGATTCCGGGTTCACCTGCAGCGCATCAAGCTGTGGCTGCTCACCTGGAAAGGCGAGCTGCAGACCGCCGACGAGTTGTGGCGGTCGTGGGCGCCGATGATGCGCGTGCAGACCGAGATCGAGCAGCAGTCGAGACTCGGTGTGAGCCGCGTCGAAGCCGAGCTCGCGCTCGCCCTCGGCGATGTGGAGCGCGCGTGGCGCGCCGTGAGCGTGCTGCTGCGCGATCACCAGTCCATGCGCGCCTACGACCTGCCGCTGCTCGCCGACGCCGCGCGAACGCTCACGTTGTTGCGTGCCGGGGCCGCGGCGCAGCGTTCGGGGGACGCCGTCGACCACATCGATCTCGACTCCGCGGAGTCCACGTTGCGCGCGGTGCTGGCGGCCGCGAGCGACTGGCCGACGGAGCCGGTGTGGGGGCCGCTGTTCGAGGCGGAACTCGCCGACGAGGGCACGGATGCCGGTGCCTGGCAGCGCGCGGTGGCGGCATCCGATCTCGCCACGGCTCCCGCCCACCTCGCGCCGTATACCAGGCTGCGGCTGGCCCAGGCGCTCGTGCTCACGGGGGATCGCGCTTCGGCACAGGAGGCGGCTGCCGACTCGCGACGCCTCGCCGATGAGCTCGGCGCCGGCCTCATCGTCGGCTGGCTCGACGAGTTCGAGCGGCGTGCCGGAATCGATCCCACGTCGTCGCGCGATCGCGCCGGCGCTCACGGAGCCCGGGCGCGTGCGACGGAGCTCACCGAACGCGAGCGGCAGGTGCTGGAACTCATCGCCCAGGGACTGAGCAACAAGCAGATCGGCGAGCGGCTCTACATCAGCACGAAGACCGCAAGCGTGCACGTGTCAGCGATTCTCCGCAAGCTCGGCGCGACCAGTCGCACCGAGGCCGTGTACCTGGCGGGCATGGATCGGGCGAGCGCGTAG
- a CDS encoding M18 family aminopeptidase gives MAVMASEYIDDFAAFIQASPSSYHAAAEVARRLEAAGFERIDEGDAWPSPASGGPQRGVLVRDGAVVAWVAPADADADTPFRILGAHTDSPGFKLKPKPTTGTAGWLQAGVEVYGGPLLNSWLDRELELAGRIVTSDGTEHLVRSGALLRIPQLAIHLDRGVNNEGLVLDKQRNTQPVWGVGESHAADLLAEVVRESGVAASDIAGYDLVTVDTQPPHVFGRDGSLFASPRLDNLSSVFAGLHALLTAAGDGAEPASGHISVLAAFDHEELGSESRSGANGPILHDVLTRISRSYGSDDEAQQRRYAASWCVSADAGHAVHPNYAEKHDPANRPIAGGGPLLKINANQRYATDAHGAALWARLCAAADVPYQEFVSNNDVPCGTTIGPLTATRLGIRTVDVGVPLLSMHSARELCHVSDPVSLAGAVGAFFAGA, from the coding sequence ATGGCAGTCATGGCATCCGAGTACATCGACGACTTCGCCGCGTTCATTCAGGCGTCCCCCTCCTCCTATCACGCGGCCGCGGAGGTGGCCAGGCGGCTGGAGGCCGCGGGCTTCGAGCGCATCGACGAGGGGGATGCCTGGCCCTCGCCCGCCTCGGGCGGCCCGCAACGCGGAGTGCTCGTGCGCGACGGTGCGGTCGTGGCCTGGGTTGCGCCGGCTGACGCCGACGCCGACACCCCGTTCCGGATCCTGGGCGCGCACACGGACTCGCCGGGCTTCAAGCTCAAGCCGAAGCCGACCACTGGCACGGCGGGCTGGCTGCAGGCGGGCGTCGAGGTCTACGGCGGACCCTTGCTCAACTCGTGGCTCGACCGTGAGCTCGAACTCGCGGGCCGCATCGTCACGTCCGACGGCACGGAGCACCTCGTGCGCTCGGGCGCGCTGCTGCGCATTCCGCAGCTGGCCATCCACCTCGACCGCGGCGTGAACAACGAGGGACTGGTGCTCGACAAGCAGCGCAACACACAGCCCGTCTGGGGCGTCGGCGAGTCGCACGCCGCCGACCTGCTGGCGGAGGTGGTGCGCGAGAGCGGGGTGGCGGCATCCGACATCGCAGGCTACGACCTGGTGACGGTCGACACTCAGCCGCCGCACGTGTTCGGTCGCGACGGTTCGCTGTTCGCGAGCCCTCGGCTCGACAACCTCAGCTCCGTGTTCGCCGGGCTGCACGCGCTGCTCACCGCTGCCGGCGATGGGGCGGAGCCGGCCTCCGGGCACATCAGCGTGCTGGCGGCGTTCGATCACGAAGAGCTCGGGTCGGAGTCGCGCTCGGGAGCCAACGGGCCGATCCTGCACGACGTGCTGACGCGCATCTCACGGTCCTACGGTTCCGACGACGAGGCGCAGCAGCGCAGGTACGCGGCCTCGTGGTGCGTGTCGGCCGACGCCGGTCACGCAGTGCACCCCAACTATGCGGAGAAGCACGACCCGGCGAACCGGCCGATCGCCGGCGGCGGCCCGCTGCTGAAGATCAACGCCAACCAGCGCTACGCCACCGACGCGCACGGAGCGGCGCTGTGGGCCCGACTCTGCGCCGCCGCCGACGTGCCGTACCAGGAGTTCGTGTCGAACAACGACGTGCCGTGCGGCACGACCATCGGGCCGCTCACCGCCACCCGGTTGGGCATTCGCACCGTCGACGTCGGAGTGCCGCTGCTGTCGATGCACTCCGCGCGCGAGCTGTGCCATGTCAGCGACCCGGTGTCGCTGGCCGGCGCGGTGGGTGCGTTCTTCGCCGGAGCCTGA
- a CDS encoding glutathione peroxidase — translation MTSLSPEARDLPLTTIDGETTTLHDFDGQALLIVNVASRCGLSPQYETLEELQKTYGDRGFSVLGFPSNQFLQELGSEDAIKQYCSTTWGVTFPMFERVKVNGKSAHPLYKELKKTPDADGKAGRVTWNFEKFLVTPDGEVHRFRPRTVPDAPEVIAAIEDALPRAAA, via the coding sequence ATGACCTCCCTCTCCCCCGAAGCACGCGACCTGCCGCTCACCACGATCGACGGCGAGACCACCACGCTCCACGACTTCGACGGTCAGGCGCTCCTGATCGTCAACGTCGCCTCCCGCTGCGGCCTCTCGCCCCAGTACGAGACGCTCGAAGAGTTGCAGAAGACCTACGGCGACCGCGGATTCTCGGTGCTCGGCTTTCCGAGCAATCAGTTTCTGCAGGAGCTCGGCAGCGAAGACGCCATCAAGCAGTACTGCTCCACCACCTGGGGCGTGACGTTCCCGATGTTCGAGCGCGTGAAGGTGAACGGCAAGTCGGCGCATCCTCTGTACAAGGAGCTGAAGAAGACGCCGGATGCCGACGGCAAGGCCGGCCGGGTGACGTGGAACTTCGAGAAGTTCCTGGTGACGCCCGACGGCGAGGTACATCGATTCCGGCCTCGCACGGTGCCCGACGCCCCCGAGGTGATCGCGGCGATCGAGGACGCCCTGCCCCGCGCCGCCGCCTGA
- a CDS encoding glycosyltransferase family A protein, whose product MSTVSVVIPSLNDSRMLRQCLADLAAQTSLPDEIIVVDNGSTDDTAQVAVAAGAIVVNVPERGVLRATAAGFDAARFDVIGRLDADSRPAPDWVARLRQRFDADATLMALTGTGTFYGCGPVLRVIGKYVYLGGYFGFMGSLVGHLPLFGSNMALRRVAWLATRDRVHLHDPHMHDDLDISFVIEPSLGIEFDGRLLVGVSARPFTSFAGLERRVTWAFHDVRVNMSEVSWPRRVWRGFRGRRARRRDRRINAESARAARQ is encoded by the coding sequence ATGAGTACCGTCAGCGTCGTCATCCCGTCCCTCAACGATTCGCGCATGCTGCGGCAGTGCCTGGCCGACCTCGCCGCACAGACCTCTCTGCCCGACGAGATCATCGTCGTCGACAACGGCTCGACCGACGACACGGCCCAGGTGGCGGTCGCAGCCGGCGCGATCGTGGTGAACGTGCCGGAGCGCGGCGTGCTCCGCGCGACGGCCGCGGGGTTCGACGCCGCGCGCTTCGACGTCATCGGACGCCTGGATGCCGACTCCCGACCCGCGCCAGACTGGGTCGCGCGCCTGCGCCAGAGGTTCGACGCCGACGCGACGTTGATGGCGCTCACCGGGACAGGCACGTTCTACGGATGCGGTCCCGTGCTGAGGGTCATCGGCAAATACGTGTATCTCGGCGGATATTTCGGCTTCATGGGATCGCTCGTCGGCCACCTGCCGTTGTTCGGTTCGAACATGGCGCTGCGGCGCGTCGCCTGGCTCGCCACGCGTGATCGTGTGCATCTGCACGACCCGCACATGCACGACGACCTCGACATCAGCTTCGTGATCGAGCCGAGCCTCGGCATCGAGTTCGACGGCAGGCTGCTGGTCGGGGTGTCCGCCCGACCCTTCACCTCGTTCGCCGGGCTCGAGCGTCGCGTCACCTGGGCGTTCCACGATGTGCGGGTCAACATGTCCGAGGTCAGCTGGCCGCGTCGCGTGTGGCGAGGCTTTCGCGGCCGTCGTGCCCGCCGCCGCGATCGGCGGATCAACGCCGAAAGTGCTCGAGCAGCGCGGCAGTGA
- a CDS encoding alpha/beta fold hydrolase has product MRGDDGRTDPERRLDASLRVADWAAAPSGAVRDTVAAPSGVLARLSLGPADGSRVLLVPGATGSKEDFGLMLPLLTDAGYRAESYDLAGQYESHAAGPENLHPPLDRYTLELFVDDLLAVIRAGSAPVHLLGYSFAGTVASVVAARHPELVESLTLMSSPPLAGQSFRGFKVLGPFSGPMSAHVGAGLLIWGVRMNFNRSPRERLAFVRERFALTRRSSVDDIIELMKHVPDLDAELRASGVPVLIAVGKGDIWPVAAHRAYAERIRANIVVFDTGHTPNETAPHQLTAALLEHFRR; this is encoded by the coding sequence GTGAGAGGAGACGACGGCCGGACAGACCCGGAACGGCGCCTCGATGCCTCGTTGCGAGTCGCCGACTGGGCGGCGGCACCGTCCGGTGCCGTGCGCGACACGGTGGCCGCACCGAGCGGTGTGCTGGCCCGCCTCAGCCTTGGGCCCGCCGACGGCTCCCGCGTGCTGCTCGTTCCCGGTGCCACCGGGTCGAAGGAGGATTTCGGCCTGATGCTGCCTTTGCTGACGGATGCCGGCTACCGCGCCGAGTCCTACGATCTCGCCGGCCAGTACGAGTCGCACGCCGCCGGGCCCGAGAATCTCCACCCGCCGCTGGACCGCTACACGCTCGAGCTGTTCGTGGACGACCTCCTGGCCGTCATCCGGGCGGGCTCGGCGCCGGTGCATCTGCTCGGCTACTCGTTCGCCGGCACGGTCGCCTCCGTCGTCGCCGCGCGGCATCCAGAGCTGGTGGAGAGTCTCACGCTGATGTCGTCGCCGCCACTGGCCGGGCAGTCCTTCCGCGGGTTCAAGGTGCTCGGCCCGTTCAGCGGGCCGATGTCGGCGCACGTCGGCGCAGGTCTGCTGATCTGGGGTGTTCGCATGAACTTCAACCGATCTCCGCGGGAGCGGCTCGCGTTCGTGCGGGAGCGATTCGCACTGACGCGGCGATCGAGCGTCGACGACATCATCGAGCTGATGAAGCACGTGCCCGACCTGGATGCGGAGTTGCGAGCGTCGGGAGTTCCGGTGCTGATCGCCGTCGGCAAGGGCGACATCTGGCCCGTCGCCGCGCACCGTGCGTACGCGGAGCGCATCCGAGCGAACATCGTCGTGTTCGACACCGGCCACACTCCGAATGAGACGGCGCCGCATCAGCTCACTGCCGCGCTGCTCGAGCACTTTCGGCGTTGA